A stretch of the Deltaproteobacteria bacterium IMCC39524 genome encodes the following:
- a CDS encoding 3-hydroxyacyl-CoA dehydrogenase/enoyl-CoA hydratase family protein — MRQINRVAVLGAGVMGATIAAHLANAGLDVLLLDMVPKELSDEEEAWGLSLDTPQVRNRIAATGLAGLLKMKPAPLYLQEYASQIEVGNFDDDLIRLKDCDWVIEVVIEHLPIKQSLFEKVVPHLTPGTILSTNTSGLSVNAMAEGLPADVRKNFLVTHFFNPPRYMRLLEIVPCRETDPAVVDALAAFISFRLGKGIVHAKDTANFIANRIGVYAIYKGIEHMVAMGMTVEEVDAIAGPATGRPKSAAFRTADLVGIDTLIHVGNNSYQLLPDDEEREVFKVPTFMAEMVDKGLLGNKSKAGFYRKEQVDGQRKIFYYDYTSGEFKPVVKPKFASIAAVKMVDDPAQKIRMVAEGQDKAAEYAWKTLRDTLVYTFNRIPEIADDVVNIDNAMKWGFNWELGPFEMLDAFGVENFVKRAESDGVIVPEALKKIKSFYRFNASGQKEFFDLESNQYRPYPLKPGQINLQILKKSQGVVEKSSGSSVLDLGDGVFCLEFHSKMNAVTGDILAMTHKAIKRAETEGVGLVIGNQGANFSVGANLMLLAVAMAEGAYEDINMMVRVFQKATMAVKLAKVPVVAAPFNMTLGGASEYCLHAAAINAYAETYMGMVEVGVGLLPAGGGTKEMCLRASELATRHDTDVTPFIFKYFKQIGMAKFSMGAAELFDMGYMRTVDSVSMDIDRLLSDAKQKVLALSVNFRPKRPMENVPAPGRSVAASIKSQLWNLQMGGFASEYDAEIGSIIASIICGGDVPAGMPISEEYLLQLEREGFLKLCGNKKTAQRIQHMLKTGKPLRN, encoded by the coding sequence ATGAGGCAAATCAACCGTGTGGCCGTATTGGGCGCCGGAGTTATGGGCGCCACGATTGCCGCTCACCTGGCCAACGCAGGTCTTGATGTTCTGCTGCTCGACATGGTTCCGAAGGAATTGAGTGATGAGGAAGAAGCCTGGGGTCTGAGCCTGGATACGCCCCAGGTGCGTAACCGCATTGCTGCAACGGGTCTTGCGGGTTTGTTGAAAATGAAACCGGCGCCACTCTATTTGCAAGAGTATGCCAGCCAGATTGAGGTCGGCAATTTCGATGATGACCTGATAAGGCTTAAGGATTGTGACTGGGTTATCGAGGTGGTCATCGAGCATTTGCCGATCAAGCAGAGCCTGTTCGAGAAAGTGGTGCCGCACCTGACGCCGGGGACGATCCTGTCGACCAACACCAGCGGCCTGTCCGTTAACGCCATGGCTGAAGGCTTGCCGGCCGATGTGCGTAAGAATTTTTTGGTCACCCACTTCTTCAACCCGCCGCGTTACATGCGCCTGTTGGAGATTGTTCCCTGTCGCGAGACGGATCCGGCCGTAGTGGACGCTCTCGCTGCTTTTATCAGTTTTCGGCTCGGCAAAGGCATTGTGCACGCCAAGGATACGGCCAACTTTATCGCCAACCGGATCGGTGTTTATGCCATCTACAAGGGCATTGAGCACATGGTCGCTATGGGCATGACCGTGGAAGAGGTCGACGCTATCGCAGGTCCGGCGACAGGTCGGCCGAAGTCGGCAGCCTTTCGTACCGCCGACCTGGTTGGTATCGACACCCTGATCCATGTCGGTAACAATTCTTATCAGCTGTTGCCAGACGATGAGGAGCGAGAGGTTTTCAAAGTTCCGACGTTCATGGCAGAGATGGTCGATAAGGGGCTGCTCGGTAACAAGAGCAAGGCTGGCTTCTATCGTAAGGAACAGGTCGACGGTCAGCGTAAAATCTTTTATTACGACTACACCAGTGGAGAATTCAAGCCTGTCGTAAAACCGAAATTCGCCTCCATCGCAGCGGTCAAGATGGTTGATGATCCGGCGCAGAAAATCAGGATGGTTGCAGAAGGGCAGGACAAGGCGGCCGAATACGCCTGGAAGACCTTGCGCGACACTCTGGTCTATACCTTTAACCGCATCCCGGAAATCGCTGACGACGTGGTCAACATTGATAATGCAATGAAGTGGGGTTTTAATTGGGAGCTCGGGCCTTTCGAAATGCTCGATGCCTTTGGTGTCGAAAACTTCGTCAAGCGCGCAGAAAGCGATGGTGTCATCGTTCCTGAAGCATTGAAAAAGATCAAAAGCTTTTATCGTTTCAACGCGTCCGGTCAAAAAGAATTTTTCGATCTGGAATCTAACCAATACCGGCCTTACCCACTCAAGCCGGGGCAGATCAATCTACAGATTCTCAAGAAGAGCCAGGGCGTGGTTGAGAAGAGTTCCGGCAGCTCAGTCCTTGATCTTGGTGACGGTGTTTTCTGTCTGGAGTTTCATTCAAAAATGAACGCAGTCACGGGCGATATCCTGGCCATGACCCATAAGGCGATCAAGCGGGCAGAGACAGAAGGCGTCGGCCTGGTTATTGGTAACCAGGGTGCCAACTTTTCTGTTGGCGCCAACCTGATGCTGCTGGCGGTGGCCATGGCGGAAGGGGCCTATGAAGATATCAACATGATGGTGCGCGTTTTCCAGAAAGCGACCATGGCGGTCAAGCTTGCCAAGGTGCCGGTGGTGGCCGCGCCCTTCAATATGACCCTTGGCGGGGCTTCTGAATATTGCCTTCATGCTGCCGCAATCAACGCTTATGCGGAAACCTACATGGGTATGGTCGAGGTCGGTGTCGGTTTACTGCCGGCCGGTGGCGGAACCAAGGAGATGTGCCTGCGCGCGTCAGAATTGGCAACTCGCCACGACACCGATGTGACTCCGTTTATCTTCAAATATTTTAAACAGATTGGTATGGCGAAGTTCTCCATGGGAGCGGCTGAACTGTTCGACATGGGTTACATGCGCACGGTAGATAGCGTCAGTATGGATATAGACCGTCTGCTCTCTGATGCCAAACAGAAGGTGCTGGCCCTGTCGGTCAACTTCCGGCCGAAGCGGCCCATGGAGAATGTTCCGGCACCTGGACGCAGCGTAGCAGCCAGTATCAAGAGCCAACTCTGGAATCTGCAGATGGGCGGTTTTGCTTCTGAGTATGATGCGGAAATCGGCAGTATTATTGCCTCGATTATCTGTGGTGGTGACGTGCCCGCCGGTATGCCGATTTCAGAGGAGTATCTGCTGCAACTGGAACGCGAAGGTTTCCTCAAATTGTGCGGCAACAAAAAGACCGCCCAGCGCATCCAACATATGTTGAAGACCGGCAAGCCGCTACGTAACTGA
- a CDS encoding acetyl-CoA C-acyltransferase has product MKTAYILASYRTAGCRANKGKFKDMRPDDLAAAALSGLVERTGIDALEIDDILLGCAFPEGEQGMNVARIAALRAGIPYQVPAQTINRFCSSGLQSIALAAERIMAGFADCVVAGGVESMTTVPMGGNKFSANPALVADWPETFAAMGITAELVADQYGIDRKSQDLFATGSHAKAAAAIDAGRFAEEIIPVQVEETAIVKGKVEKTQVIVSADDGVRADTTVEGLARLKPAFKVNGSVTAGNTSQMTDGAAATLVVSETFLKRMGRDPLARFVSFAVRGVPPEVMGIGPVEAIPLALKMAGLQQKDLDLIELNEAFAAQSLAVIKTLALDPEIINVNGGAIALGHPLGCTGAKLTATLMHEMKRRQSRYGMVSMCIGGGMGAAGIFERM; this is encoded by the coding sequence ATGAAAACAGCCTATATTCTGGCGTCCTACCGAACGGCTGGCTGCCGGGCAAACAAAGGCAAATTCAAGGACATGCGCCCCGATGATTTGGCGGCAGCTGCCCTCTCCGGGTTAGTGGAACGCACAGGTATCGACGCACTGGAGATCGACGACATTCTGCTCGGCTGTGCCTTCCCCGAAGGTGAGCAGGGAATGAACGTCGCCAGGATTGCCGCCTTGAGAGCAGGTATCCCCTACCAGGTGCCGGCCCAGACCATTAATCGATTTTGCTCTTCGGGACTGCAGTCGATCGCCCTGGCGGCCGAAAGGATCATGGCCGGGTTCGCCGATTGCGTTGTTGCCGGCGGTGTCGAGTCGATGACCACTGTGCCTATGGGGGGCAATAAGTTCAGCGCCAACCCGGCCTTGGTCGCAGATTGGCCGGAAACTTTTGCTGCCATGGGCATCACGGCAGAGCTGGTTGCCGATCAATACGGAATTGACCGTAAGTCTCAGGATCTGTTCGCGACCGGAAGTCACGCCAAGGCGGCCGCGGCCATCGATGCCGGTCGATTTGCAGAAGAAATCATTCCCGTGCAGGTTGAGGAGACGGCGATCGTTAAGGGTAAGGTTGAGAAGACCCAGGTTATTGTCAGTGCTGATGATGGCGTCCGCGCCGATACCACGGTTGAAGGGCTGGCCCGGCTCAAGCCGGCTTTCAAAGTCAACGGTTCGGTGACAGCAGGCAACACCTCACAGATGACCGATGGTGCAGCGGCAACTCTGGTCGTCTCCGAAACGTTTCTCAAGCGGATGGGGAGAGACCCTCTGGCCCGCTTTGTTAGTTTTGCGGTCAGGGGGGTGCCACCCGAGGTTATGGGCATTGGCCCGGTCGAAGCGATTCCTCTGGCACTCAAGATGGCCGGTCTGCAGCAAAAAGACCTTGATTTGATTGAACTCAATGAAGCTTTTGCCGCTCAGTCACTTGCGGTCATCAAGACCTTGGCTCTGGATCCTGAGATTATCAACGTCAACGGTGGCGCAATTGCTCTCGGCCATCCCCTGGGTTGCACCGGCGCCAAACTGACAGCGACCCTGATGCACGAGATGAAGCGGCGGCAATCCCGTTATGGCATGGTCTCCATGTGTATCGGTGGCGGGATGGGCGCGGCCGGGATTTTTGAGCGTATGTGA
- a CDS encoding acyl-CoA dehydrogenase family protein: MAERIFKGGEFLVTEVTCDEIFTPEEFTDEQKQIAETTEQFVENEIVPHIDEIEDQNFDLVIEAFKKCGDLGLLMMDTPEAYGGMELDKVTSMLVAEKIAPAGGFSVAYAAHTGIGTLPLVYYGTEAQKEQYLPKLVSGEWPAAYCLTEPGSGSDALGARATAILSEDGTHYILNGTKQFITNGSFAKLFIVFAKIDKELFTAFLVEKDFEGLVIGPEEKKMGIKGSSTTQVILDNCRVPVGNLLGEAGKGHKIAFNVLNVGRFKLGACVTGAAKQATLVGVRYANERKQFNQPISSFGAIQEKIADLTAETFAAESLVYRLAGLLDTKLATIDREIDNYYIEYQKGIEEYATECAISKVYCSEVLARVVDEVVQIHGGYGFVSEYPAERFYRDERINRIYEGTNEINRLLIPGMILKKSLKGELPLQAEAMKAFEALMTPSFEELDDSIPFAAEKALLKNLKTLFLILAGTAVQKYMTKLADEQEILMAAADIAIQIFAIESAVLRAEKACRSANEKKKALLEAVVKVFAFSATEIAGSAAKKGAFYVEEGDQLLMVLSGVRRFAKYDATGLLQAKRLLAATVCEEEKYLF; this comes from the coding sequence ATGGCGGAAAGAATCTTTAAAGGTGGTGAATTCCTGGTTACGGAAGTGACTTGTGACGAGATCTTTACGCCAGAGGAGTTTACTGACGAGCAGAAACAGATTGCTGAGACCACCGAGCAGTTTGTCGAAAATGAAATTGTGCCGCACATCGATGAGATTGAAGACCAGAATTTTGATCTGGTGATTGAAGCTTTCAAGAAATGCGGGGATCTTGGTCTGTTGATGATGGATACTCCGGAAGCGTATGGAGGCATGGAGCTGGACAAGGTGACCAGTATGCTGGTTGCCGAAAAGATAGCGCCTGCCGGAGGTTTTTCTGTCGCTTATGCGGCACACACCGGGATCGGTACTTTGCCGTTGGTTTATTATGGCACCGAGGCACAGAAGGAGCAGTACCTGCCGAAACTGGTCAGCGGCGAATGGCCTGCTGCCTACTGTTTGACCGAGCCGGGTTCTGGTAGCGATGCCCTCGGCGCGCGAGCGACCGCGATTTTAAGCGAGGATGGGACACATTATATCCTCAACGGCACCAAGCAGTTCATCACTAATGGCAGTTTTGCCAAACTTTTCATTGTGTTTGCCAAGATTGACAAGGAACTCTTTACGGCCTTTCTGGTCGAAAAGGATTTTGAAGGCCTGGTTATTGGTCCCGAAGAGAAAAAAATGGGCATCAAGGGGTCTTCGACGACTCAAGTGATTCTCGATAACTGCAGGGTCCCGGTTGGAAATTTGCTGGGCGAGGCGGGCAAAGGTCATAAGATCGCTTTCAATGTCCTCAATGTCGGTCGCTTCAAGCTTGGCGCATGTGTGACCGGAGCTGCCAAGCAGGCGACTCTTGTCGGCGTCAGGTATGCTAATGAGCGTAAACAGTTTAATCAGCCGATCAGTAGTTTTGGGGCCATTCAGGAAAAAATCGCTGATTTGACAGCGGAGACCTTCGCCGCTGAATCACTCGTCTACCGTTTGGCCGGTTTGCTTGATACCAAGCTGGCAACCATCGATAGAGAGATCGACAACTACTATATTGAGTACCAGAAGGGAATCGAGGAGTACGCCACGGAATGCGCGATTTCCAAGGTTTACTGTAGCGAGGTGCTGGCCCGGGTTGTCGATGAGGTGGTACAGATTCACGGTGGTTACGGTTTCGTCAGTGAATACCCGGCGGAACGTTTCTATCGTGACGAACGAATTAACCGGATTTACGAGGGGACGAATGAAATCAATCGCTTATTGATTCCCGGTATGATCCTTAAGAAGTCGTTGAAGGGCGAACTGCCGTTGCAAGCCGAGGCCATGAAGGCTTTTGAGGCGCTGATGACGCCAAGCTTTGAGGAACTGGATGACTCGATTCCTTTCGCCGCCGAGAAAGCATTGCTGAAAAATCTCAAGACGTTGTTTTTGATTCTCGCCGGTACGGCTGTACAGAAGTATATGACAAAGCTGGCTGATGAGCAGGAAATCCTCATGGCCGCGGCTGACATCGCAATTCAAATCTTTGCCATTGAAAGTGCTGTCTTGCGCGCCGAGAAGGCTTGTCGTTCAGCGAATGAAAAGAAAAAAGCTTTACTTGAGGCGGTTGTAAAAGTGTTTGCCTTCAGCGCCACGGAAATCGCCGGCAGTGCTGCCAAGAAGGGGGCTTTTTATGTTGAGGAAGGCGATCAGCTGTTGATGGTCTTGTCAGGAGTGCGGCGCTTTGCCAAGTATGATGCGACAGGGCTTCTGCAGGCCAAGCGGCTGTTGGCTGCGACCGTTTGTGAAGAGGAGAAATACCTGTTCTGA
- a CDS encoding pyridoxal phosphate-dependent aminotransferase, producing the protein MEIMERAKTLELEGREIIYLCLGEPDFPTPEPIVKAAQKAMLAGETRYTHSLGRIELREAIAEHYQKRYKVTVDPEQVIVSSGTSPLMLLLFAALCNPDDEVILTDPCYACYPNFIRFVGAKPRFLRTHPEQGFQPQPEDVVPLIYDRTRALLINSPANPAGSILSRAELATLAELPIPLVSDEIYHGLTYEGEEHSLLEFTDKAYVLGGFSKAYAMTGWRLGYLIAPEHAVRTLQTLHQNVVISANSFVQLAGVAALKECDSYVEEMRREYDRRRRQLIPRLEEIGLKVHTHPVGAFYVLADARHISNDSLALAKEILEATGVALTPGIDFGEGAEGFLRFSYANSMENLNTAVDRLADFFRQRAWL; encoded by the coding sequence ATGGAGATCATGGAGAGAGCCAAAACCCTTGAGCTGGAGGGCCGTGAAATCATCTACCTCTGTCTTGGAGAGCCCGATTTCCCGACCCCCGAGCCGATCGTTAAGGCAGCCCAGAAAGCGATGCTGGCAGGAGAGACGCGCTACACACACTCTCTCGGCCGCATCGAGCTACGGGAAGCGATCGCAGAACATTACCAAAAACGCTACAAAGTGACCGTTGACCCGGAGCAGGTCATCGTCTCCTCCGGCACCAGCCCGCTTATGTTGTTGCTCTTTGCCGCACTCTGCAACCCGGATGACGAAGTCATCCTCACCGACCCATGCTATGCCTGCTATCCCAACTTCATCCGCTTTGTCGGTGCAAAGCCGCGTTTTTTACGAACCCACCCGGAGCAGGGATTCCAGCCACAACCAGAAGACGTAGTCCCCCTGATTTACGACAGAACCAGGGCTTTGCTGATCAACTCACCGGCCAATCCGGCCGGGTCAATCCTCTCTCGAGCAGAACTTGCAACACTTGCCGAACTGCCGATCCCGCTAGTCTCGGATGAAATCTATCACGGTCTGACTTACGAAGGGGAAGAACACAGCCTTCTCGAATTCACGGATAAAGCTTATGTCCTCGGCGGTTTTTCAAAGGCTTACGCCATGACCGGTTGGCGGCTCGGCTACCTGATCGCCCCGGAGCATGCGGTCAGAACTCTGCAGACCCTGCATCAGAATGTCGTGATCAGCGCCAACAGTTTCGTCCAGTTGGCCGGAGTTGCAGCTCTAAAGGAATGTGACTCTTATGTCGAAGAGATGCGCAGGGAGTATGATCGACGGCGACGCCAACTGATTCCACGCCTGGAGGAGATCGGCCTGAAAGTCCACACGCACCCGGTTGGCGCCTTCTACGTGCTCGCCGATGCTCGCCACATTTCCAACGATTCGCTCGCCCTGGCCAAAGAGATCCTCGAAGCCACCGGCGTGGCTCTCACCCCCGGCATTGATTTTGGGGAAGGTGCCGAAGGCTTCCTGCGTTTCTCTTACGCCAACTCAATGGAAAATCTCAACACAGCCGTCGATCGGCTCGCTGATTTTTTCCGGCAACGGGCCTGGCTCTGA
- a CDS encoding DUF3524 domain-containing protein codes for MKICLLEPFHTGSHAVWAEEFARYSQHDVKLMTLSGRRWKWRMHGGAVTLARHFMESDALPDLLLASDMLDLTTFLALTRAKTAGLPTALYFHENQLSYPWSPNGANPAQQRAHYAFINYTSALAADKVLFNSQYHLEAFTGQLTEFLKSFPDQNELESVDLIKAKSEVLHLGLDLQRFDEHRQETIDEASKPPLILWNHRWEYDKNPEEFFTALYRLQEEEFAFEVSVLGESYRNCPPVFTEAQQRLGERIIHFGYAENFADYAHWLWRADILPVNSNHDFFGASVIQAIYCNCTPLLPRRLAYPEHIPPALQDDFLYDDFENLLQRLRNILKKPVQQKGLLRSHVARYGWQKQITRYDNLFTGML; via the coding sequence ATGAAAATATGTCTACTTGAGCCTTTCCATACCGGCTCCCATGCCGTCTGGGCGGAAGAGTTTGCCCGCTACAGCCAGCATGACGTAAAACTGATGACACTGAGCGGGCGACGTTGGAAATGGCGCATGCACGGTGGAGCGGTGACCCTGGCCCGCCACTTTATGGAGAGCGATGCTCTACCCGATCTTCTGCTTGCCAGCGACATGCTCGATCTGACAACCTTTCTTGCCCTGACCCGGGCGAAAACGGCCGGGTTGCCGACCGCACTCTATTTTCACGAGAATCAATTGTCCTACCCCTGGTCTCCCAACGGAGCCAACCCGGCGCAGCAACGCGCCCACTATGCATTCATCAATTACACCAGCGCTCTCGCTGCTGACAAGGTCCTCTTCAACTCACAATACCACCTTGAAGCTTTCACCGGTCAACTGACTGAGTTTTTGAAAAGCTTTCCCGACCAGAATGAGCTGGAGAGTGTTGATCTGATCAAAGCCAAGAGTGAAGTCCTCCACCTGGGTCTCGACCTGCAGCGCTTTGACGAACACCGGCAAGAAACAATCGACGAGGCCAGCAAACCACCACTGATCCTCTGGAACCACCGCTGGGAATATGACAAGAACCCGGAAGAATTCTTCACGGCTCTCTACCGCCTGCAAGAGGAAGAATTCGCTTTCGAAGTGTCTGTACTGGGTGAGTCCTACCGCAACTGCCCGCCTGTCTTTACCGAGGCACAGCAACGTCTCGGCGAGCGGATTATCCATTTTGGCTATGCCGAAAATTTTGCCGATTATGCCCATTGGCTCTGGCGGGCTGACATCCTGCCCGTCAACTCCAATCATGACTTTTTTGGAGCCAGCGTCATTCAGGCCATCTACTGTAACTGCACACCACTCCTGCCGCGTCGCCTGGCTTACCCGGAGCATATTCCCCCGGCACTGCAAGACGATTTTCTCTATGATGACTTTGAAAACCTGCTGCAACGTTTACGGAACATTTTAAAAAAACCTGTTCAACAAAAGGGTCTCTTGCGCTCCCACGTTGCCCGTTACGGCTGGCAAAAGCAGATAACACGCTACGACAACCTGTTCACCGGCATGTTATAG
- a CDS encoding VF530 family protein, with the protein MSEQQINNPLHGVTLEQVVERLVEFYGWNELGQRIDINCFRNDPSVKSSLKFLRKTPWARKKVEELFLATKQGA; encoded by the coding sequence GTGAGTGAACAGCAAATCAACAACCCTCTGCATGGTGTAACTTTGGAGCAGGTCGTAGAGAGACTGGTTGAATTTTATGGTTGGAATGAACTGGGGCAACGCATCGATATTAACTGTTTCCGGAATGATCCTTCCGTGAAGTCCAGTCTCAAGTTTCTACGCAAGACGCCCTGGGCAAGGAAGAAGGTTGAAGAGCTGTTCCTTGCTACAAAACAGGGCGCTTAG
- a CDS encoding alpha/beta hydrolase, whose translation MKACINGNWLAYDDVGCGPAVILIHSFPLCRQMWQAQIEALSGQGMRVVAPDLRGFGESVCVEESFSLAALSDDINALMSYLGIGRAVMVGFSMAGGLLLDMLERYPHRVAATCFLSPAMQPGDAAEEVRRFDLAELVREGHRPTAIDNLCEHLLSGQPSEAKRNMKSQLRDWMGKPSDTMLAGALASRPSRLRYRDEGQLYPVPTLVMTGARDKVMTALKQPGPENCVRQLINDAGHLINLEAPDEVNQSLIGFLQSLSNVKLHHPRLQRVA comes from the coding sequence ATGAAGGCATGTATCAATGGCAATTGGTTGGCTTATGATGATGTCGGCTGCGGTCCAGCCGTGATCCTGATCCACAGTTTTCCACTCTGTCGGCAAATGTGGCAAGCGCAGATCGAAGCTCTCTCGGGGCAGGGCATGCGTGTTGTCGCTCCTGATTTAAGGGGCTTTGGTGAAAGTGTTTGTGTCGAAGAAAGCTTTAGTCTCGCCGCATTGTCCGACGACATCAATGCGCTGATGAGTTATCTCGGTATTGGCCGTGCGGTTATGGTTGGTTTCTCCATGGCCGGTGGGCTTTTATTGGATATGCTTGAGCGCTATCCTCACCGGGTTGCCGCAACCTGCTTCTTGTCGCCAGCGATGCAGCCGGGAGATGCTGCCGAAGAGGTCCGTCGTTTTGATTTGGCAGAACTGGTTCGAGAAGGACATCGCCCGACAGCAATTGATAACCTTTGTGAACACCTTCTCTCAGGGCAGCCTTCAGAGGCTAAGCGGAACATGAAAAGCCAGCTGCGTGACTGGATGGGAAAGCCTTCTGATACGATGCTGGCGGGAGCTTTGGCTTCGCGGCCGAGTCGGCTCAGATACCGTGATGAAGGTCAGCTCTATCCTGTCCCGACCCTGGTCATGACCGGCGCCCGAGACAAGGTCATGACGGCACTCAAGCAGCCTGGTCCGGAAAATTGTGTCCGTCAGCTCATCAATGACGCCGGTCACCTGATTAACTTGGAGGCTCCTGATGAAGTCAACCAGAGTCTGATCGGTTTTCTGCAGAGCCTGAGTAATGTCAAACTGCATCATCCCCGTTTACAGAGGGTGGCATAG
- a CDS encoding entericidin A/B family lipoprotein codes for MKKICLLLALGFMVFTLSACETMKGLGKDVEDAGEWVQEKAN; via the coding sequence ATGAAAAAAATCTGTCTGCTTCTGGCGCTGGGCTTTATGGTATTCACCCTGTCTGCCTGTGAAACCATGAAAGGCCTCGGCAAAGACGTGGAAGACGCCGGCGAATGGGTTCAGGAAAAAGCAAACTAA
- the lspA gene encoding signal peptidase II: MKRYYTLSAISLVLLILDQASKLYVDANFRLHETVPVIRGFFHLTYVRNKGAAFGILSDSAIRIPFFITVSIIAMLGILWYIKRLREDQKLAFFALSLVFSGAFGNLIDRIRLGEVIDFLDVFWQRYHWPAFNVADSAITIGVTLLFIEMWREDRNKSKSEKEESTL; encoded by the coding sequence ATGAAAAGGTATTACACATTATCGGCCATCAGCCTGGTTCTTTTGATTCTTGACCAGGCAAGCAAACTGTACGTGGACGCCAACTTCCGCCTCCACGAAACGGTGCCGGTAATCCGTGGGTTTTTCCACCTGACCTATGTCCGCAACAAGGGGGCGGCCTTCGGCATCCTCTCCGACAGCGCTATCCGCATCCCCTTCTTCATCACCGTATCGATCATCGCCATGCTCGGCATCCTCTGGTATATCAAGCGACTCAGAGAAGACCAAAAGCTGGCCTTTTTTGCCTTGTCTCTGGTTTTTTCCGGAGCTTTCGGCAACCTGATCGACCGTATCCGACTCGGCGAAGTCATTGACTTCCTTGACGTCTTTTGGCAACGCTACCACTGGCCGGCCTTCAACGTCGCCGATTCAGCAATCACTATAGGCGTCACACTTCTGTTTATCGAGATGTGGCGTGAAGACAGGAACAAATCTAAATCTGAAAAGGAGGAGAGTACGTTATGA